In Desulfofundulus kuznetsovii DSM 6115, the following are encoded in one genomic region:
- a CDS encoding NAD(P)-dependent malic enzyme, with translation MDYYQKGIELVKKNRGKFEVVSKVTVKDLEDLSVAYTPGVAGPTLKVKENPQLAYSYTIKGSFVPVVTDGSAVLGLGNIGPEAAMVVMEGKAILLKAFAEIDAIPLCLGTLDVDEIVRTIKILEPTFGGIFLEDISAPRCFEVEERLRQELSIPVFHDDQHGTAIATAAALWNALKVVKKSINEIRVVINGAGASGYETARLLMTMGVRYMVVCDTSGAIYLGRPGGMNKYKRRLAQATNPWKIKTLEEAMVGADVFIGLSGPGVLNEKMVRSMSKDPIIFAMSNPIPEIFPDEAKEYGAKVVGTGRSDFKNQVNNLLAFPGVMRGALDVRAKTINDEMKIAAAKAIAGYVRDSELDPDHVTPCALEKELAFVVARAVAKAARDSGVARAI, from the coding sequence GTGGATTATTACCAAAAAGGCATTGAACTTGTTAAGAAAAACAGGGGAAAGTTTGAAGTGGTAAGTAAAGTAACAGTTAAGGACTTAGAGGACCTCAGTGTAGCCTATACACCCGGGGTTGCCGGTCCAACCCTGAAAGTTAAAGAAAATCCCCAATTAGCTTACTCATATACTATAAAAGGTAGCTTTGTCCCGGTGGTTACCGACGGTTCGGCAGTGCTCGGGCTAGGGAACATAGGTCCTGAGGCGGCCATGGTGGTAATGGAAGGGAAAGCCATTTTGCTAAAAGCTTTTGCGGAAATTGATGCTATTCCGTTATGCTTGGGTACCTTGGATGTAGATGAAATTGTGAGGACTATAAAGATATTGGAACCCACCTTCGGGGGAATATTTTTAGAGGATATCTCTGCTCCAAGGTGTTTTGAAGTGGAGGAAAGGCTTAGGCAAGAATTATCTATTCCCGTTTTTCATGATGACCAGCACGGTACTGCTATTGCTACGGCGGCCGCTCTTTGGAACGCATTGAAGGTAGTAAAAAAGAGTATTAATGAGATACGGGTAGTTATTAATGGGGCCGGGGCATCTGGCTACGAAACTGCCAGGCTGTTAATGACCATGGGGGTCAGGTACATGGTGGTTTGCGATACATCGGGTGCCATTTATTTGGGCCGTCCCGGTGGCATGAATAAGTACAAAAGACGGCTGGCTCAAGCTACCAACCCTTGGAAAATAAAAACTCTGGAAGAGGCCATGGTCGGTGCCGACGTTTTTATTGGTTTATCAGGGCCTGGCGTTTTAAATGAGAAAATGGTTAGGTCAATGAGTAAGGATCCCATAATTTTTGCAATGTCGAACCCAATTCCAGAGATCTTTCCTGATGAGGCAAAGGAATATGGTGCAAAAGTTGTGGGAACTGGTAGGTCAGATTTTAAAAATCAGGTTAATAACCTGTTGGCTTTTCCGGGGGTAATGAGAGGTGCTTTAGATGTTAGAGCAAAAACTATAAACGATGAAATGAAGATTGCCGCCGCTAAAGCCATTGCTGGTTATGTAAGGGACAGCGAGCTAGATCCTGATCACGTAACTCCCTGTGCTCTGGAAAAAGAGTTGGCTTTTGTAGTTGCACGAGCGGTAGCCAAGGCTGCCAGAGACAGTGGAGTTGCGAGAGCTATCTAG
- a CDS encoding NAD(P)-dependent malic enzyme, which yields MTLNEEAIEMHRKFHGKIEVGRKVSIDNEHDLSLAYTPGVAEPCRQIHAQKDLVYEYTAKGNLVAIVSDGTAVLGLGDIGPEAALPVMEGKALLFKQLAGVDAFPICVGSKDIDKIVETVKMLEPTFGGINLEDIAAPACFEIERRLKKEVSIPVFHDDQHGTAVVTAAGLFNALKVVGKEMSEVRVVINGCGAAGIAVANLLHYLGVRDIVLCDSKGVVYRGRTGLNKYKEEVASRTNPRGIKGRLADALSGADVFIGLSRPGLVTQDMVRSMAPGAVVFALANPVPEIMPDTALEAGAAVVATGRSDFPNQINNVLAFPGIFRGALDVRATDINEAMKVAAARAIAGLVTPGELGPGYIIPRPFDPRVAPAVAAAVAEAAMQTGVARLKLDPEQVARHTRELTARHGPGLTELRAS from the coding sequence ATGACACTAAATGAAGAAGCAATTGAAATGCACCGGAAATTCCACGGAAAAATAGAAGTGGGCAGAAAAGTTTCCATCGATAACGAACACGATCTCTCACTGGCCTACACGCCGGGAGTGGCTGAACCGTGCCGCCAAATTCACGCCCAAAAGGATCTGGTTTACGAATATACCGCTAAAGGTAACCTGGTGGCCATCGTTTCCGACGGTACTGCCGTACTGGGGTTGGGAGACATTGGCCCGGAAGCGGCACTGCCGGTAATGGAAGGTAAAGCCCTGCTCTTCAAGCAACTGGCGGGTGTCGATGCTTTTCCCATTTGCGTGGGCAGCAAAGATATCGATAAAATTGTCGAGACGGTTAAAATGCTGGAACCGACCTTTGGCGGCATTAACCTGGAAGATATTGCGGCACCGGCCTGTTTTGAAATTGAGCGCCGGTTGAAGAAGGAAGTGAGCATTCCCGTTTTCCATGATGATCAGCACGGCACTGCGGTGGTCACGGCTGCCGGCTTATTTAATGCCTTAAAAGTGGTGGGCAAAGAGATGAGCGAAGTGCGGGTGGTTATAAACGGGTGTGGCGCAGCGGGTATAGCCGTGGCCAACCTGTTGCACTACCTGGGCGTACGGGATATCGTGCTCTGCGATAGCAAGGGTGTGGTCTACCGCGGACGTACCGGACTCAACAAGTATAAGGAAGAAGTGGCCTCCCGCACCAACCCGCGGGGAATTAAGGGCCGGCTGGCTGATGCCTTAAGCGGCGCAGACGTCTTCATCGGCCTGTCAAGACCCGGTCTGGTGACACAGGACATGGTACGCAGCATGGCTCCCGGTGCTGTCGTCTTCGCCCTCGCCAATCCCGTACCGGAAATCATGCCCGATACAGCCCTGGAGGCCGGAGCGGCAGTGGTAGCTACCGGGCGTTCCGATTTCCCCAACCAGATCAATAATGTGCTGGCCTTTCCGGGCATCTTCCGCGGTGCCCTGGACGTGCGGGCAACCGACATTAACGAGGCCATGAAGGTGGCCGCCGCCCGGGCCATCGCCGGCCTGGTAACTCCGGGGGAACTGGGGCCCGGTTACATTATTCCCAGGCCTTTTGATCCCCGGGTGGCGCCGGCGGTGGCCGCAGCCGTGGCAGAAGCGGCTATGCAAACAGGAGTGGCCCGGTTAAAATTAGACCCTGAACAGGTGGCCCGGCATACCCGTGAGCTAACTGCCCGTCATGGCCCTGGCCTTACCGAACTGAGGGCCAGCTAA
- the pth gene encoding aminoacyl-tRNA hydrolase, protein MWLVVGLGNPGPEYARTRHNVGFMVVDRLARDLDIKIDRVFLRALVGQGQVAGQRLVLAKPLTYMNRSGEAVAALLNWYKLTPSQLLVVSDDLDLPTGRLRLRKSGGDGGHRGLRSIIELVGSREFARLRVGIGRPSGPDCEVVDWVLSRFTEEEGPLMEKAVADASKAVQVALTRGLDAAMNLFNAGRV, encoded by the coding sequence ATGTGGCTTGTAGTGGGATTGGGTAACCCCGGTCCGGAGTATGCCAGGACCCGCCATAACGTGGGCTTTATGGTTGTGGATAGACTGGCCCGGGATTTGGACATTAAAATCGACCGGGTGTTTTTGCGTGCCCTGGTCGGCCAGGGACAGGTGGCCGGCCAGAGATTGGTTTTGGCCAAGCCCTTAACCTATATGAACAGAAGCGGTGAAGCGGTGGCCGCCCTGTTAAACTGGTACAAGCTTACGCCGTCCCAACTGCTGGTTGTTTCCGACGACCTGGATTTACCCACCGGCCGCCTGCGCCTGCGCAAGTCCGGGGGGGACGGAGGGCATAGGGGGTTGCGGTCCATCATTGAGCTGGTGGGGAGCCGGGAATTTGCCCGTTTGCGTGTGGGCATAGGGCGTCCTTCCGGGCCGGATTGTGAGGTGGTGGATTGGGTTTTGAGCCGGTTTACAGAGGAAGAAGGACCGCTGATGGAGAAAGCAGTGGCCGATGCTTCCAAAGCCGTTCAGGTGGCCCTTACCCGGGGCCTGGATGCGGCCATGAATCTCTTTAATGCCGGCCGGGTATAG
- the mfd gene encoding transcription-repair coupling factor — MRALLEPLQKSSEFKTLLAAVSRQAGQHLVFGLSGAQRSVVAAGLIDALGGPVLIITPGDSEASVLADDLTSLLPGIPVYLFPVWELLPYQVLAHGKEVLAQRLKALVALSRDEPCVVVAPLEAVLRRLSPPEVFRRAVIDLAVGQRVDLEGLVRRLVDVGYERVEMVEGPGQLALRGGILDVYPLTFEHPVRLEFFDDEVDSIRFFDADSQRSIDRTGAVSIPPARELVVTEESRARALDVLETEYRLQLKKVTESSTLEVRRRLEELGETAREQIASGGYYPGLDQFLPYFYRHPYTLLDYMPFANLTVVDDLIRIRELAESIFKERSETYSELLSAGRILPGQIHGYVQWQQIEQQLHRRKTVYFSLLTRQPQHLMALDVVTFSTRGMHSFLGRLDVLADEVRHWRKSGYAVVMLLSTEERARHLAEELRNAGLDAYVTGSLDRPVTPGNIALAAGRLSGGFELVSGRLVVITEADIYGQRWKRTQRVRARTAGRPEPLTDLKVGDYVVHVNHGIGRYMGIVSLNIGGVQKDYLLIKYAGEDKLYVPTDQVGLIQKYLGAEAETPRLSRLGGAEWSRVKGRVKEAVREMAQELLALYAARQALPGHAFSPDTPWQQEFEATFPYQETPDQLRAIQEVKADMERPRPMDRLLCGDVGYGKTEVALRAAFKAVMDGKQVAVLVPTTILAQQHYNTFRERFAGFPVTIEVLSRFRTPKEQRQVLAGLASGQVDIVIGTHRLVQDDVVFKDLGLLVVDEEQRFGVAHKEKLKRLKQDVDVLTLTATPIPRTLHMSLVGVRDTSLLETPPENRFPVQTYVLEEDPVLIREAIRREMGRGGQVYFVHNRVMDLDQVAAWLQGLVPEARIAVAHGQMKEEELEQIMLDFMDGAYDVLVCTTIIESGLDIPNVNTLIVKDANNFGLAQLYQLRGRVGRSNRLAYAYFTFRRDRVLNEMAEKRLAAIREFTEFGSGYKIAMRDLEIRGAGNLLGAEQHGHIAAVGFDLYCRLLEEAVREARGEAPEKVVETSIELPVEAYIPDTYVRDADQKVDLYRRLAVVRREEQVSELEDELVDRFGDPPQPVCTLLTVARLRALASSLGIKSITAQPGSFRLVFAPEHNLRGEALVEISKQYTNRVKFSSSNEEFEIRLRTRNTPDDPLNYLGGLENFLRDLHEANKVHAA, encoded by the coding sequence ATGCGTGCACTGCTGGAACCATTGCAAAAAAGTTCAGAATTTAAAACCCTGCTTGCCGCCGTGTCCCGGCAAGCCGGCCAGCATCTGGTTTTCGGCCTTTCCGGAGCCCAGCGCAGTGTGGTTGCTGCGGGCCTCATTGACGCCCTGGGCGGTCCGGTTTTAATCATTACCCCGGGGGATAGTGAAGCCTCCGTACTGGCCGATGATCTTACCTCCCTGTTGCCCGGGATTCCCGTTTACCTTTTTCCCGTATGGGAGTTGCTGCCCTACCAGGTCCTGGCCCACGGCAAAGAGGTGCTTGCCCAGCGGTTGAAGGCGCTGGTGGCCCTCTCCCGGGACGAACCCTGTGTGGTGGTGGCGCCGCTGGAGGCTGTCTTGCGCCGACTTTCCCCTCCGGAGGTCTTTCGCCGCGCCGTCATCGACCTTGCCGTGGGTCAAAGGGTGGATCTGGAGGGACTGGTCCGGCGGCTGGTGGACGTGGGTTACGAGCGGGTGGAAATGGTGGAAGGCCCGGGTCAACTGGCCTTAAGGGGCGGTATTCTTGATGTTTACCCCCTGACCTTTGAGCACCCCGTACGGCTGGAATTCTTTGACGACGAAGTGGATTCCATCCGTTTTTTTGATGCCGACTCCCAGCGTTCCATTGACCGGACCGGTGCAGTTTCCATTCCTCCCGCCCGGGAACTGGTGGTTACGGAAGAGAGTCGCGCCCGGGCGCTGGATGTCCTGGAAACGGAGTATCGCCTGCAGCTCAAGAAAGTTACCGAAAGTTCCACCCTGGAAGTGCGCCGCCGGCTGGAGGAACTGGGGGAAACCGCCAGGGAGCAAATTGCCTCCGGAGGTTACTACCCGGGGTTGGATCAGTTTTTGCCCTATTTCTACCGCCATCCCTACACGCTGCTGGATTATATGCCCTTCGCCAATTTGACGGTGGTGGACGACCTTATCCGCATCCGGGAGCTGGCGGAGAGCATCTTCAAGGAGCGGTCGGAAACCTATAGCGAGCTGTTATCCGCCGGCCGCATTTTGCCCGGTCAGATCCATGGCTATGTACAGTGGCAGCAAATCGAGCAGCAGCTGCACAGGCGCAAAACGGTTTATTTTTCCCTCTTAACCCGCCAGCCCCAGCATTTGATGGCCCTTGATGTGGTTACTTTTTCCACCAGGGGTATGCATTCCTTTCTGGGTCGCCTGGATGTGCTGGCCGATGAGGTGCGCCACTGGCGCAAATCCGGCTATGCCGTGGTCATGCTGCTCTCCACCGAGGAGCGGGCCCGGCACCTGGCGGAAGAGCTGCGCAATGCCGGGTTGGACGCCTACGTGACCGGTTCCCTGGACCGGCCCGTGACGCCCGGCAACATTGCCCTTGCCGCCGGTCGCCTGTCCGGGGGATTTGAACTGGTTTCGGGGCGGCTGGTGGTCATCACCGAGGCGGATATCTACGGCCAGAGGTGGAAAAGGACCCAGCGGGTGCGTGCCCGGACCGCCGGCCGCCCGGAACCCCTTACGGATTTAAAAGTGGGCGACTACGTGGTGCACGTAAACCACGGTATCGGGCGCTACATGGGTATTGTGTCCCTCAATATTGGCGGGGTACAGAAGGACTACCTGCTGATCAAGTACGCGGGCGAAGATAAGCTGTACGTGCCCACCGACCAGGTGGGGCTGATCCAGAAATATCTGGGGGCGGAGGCGGAAACCCCCCGGCTTTCCCGCCTGGGGGGAGCGGAATGGTCCCGGGTCAAGGGGCGGGTAAAAGAAGCGGTGCGGGAGATGGCCCAGGAGTTGCTGGCCCTCTACGCCGCCCGCCAGGCCCTGCCCGGCCATGCCTTCAGCCCCGATACGCCCTGGCAGCAGGAATTTGAAGCGACCTTTCCCTACCAGGAAACTCCCGACCAGCTCCGGGCCATCCAGGAAGTCAAAGCGGATATGGAACGCCCCCGTCCCATGGACCGCCTGCTCTGCGGGGACGTTGGCTACGGCAAAACCGAGGTGGCTCTGCGGGCGGCCTTCAAAGCGGTCATGGACGGAAAGCAGGTGGCCGTACTGGTGCCCACCACCATCCTGGCCCAGCAGCATTACAACACCTTCCGGGAGCGTTTTGCCGGCTTTCCGGTGACCATCGAGGTCTTAAGCCGCTTCCGCACGCCGAAGGAGCAGCGCCAGGTGCTGGCGGGCCTGGCCTCGGGCCAGGTGGACATTGTCATCGGCACCCACCGCCTGGTGCAGGACGATGTGGTGTTCAAGGACCTGGGCCTTCTGGTGGTGGACGAGGAGCAGCGTTTCGGGGTGGCCCACAAGGAAAAGCTGAAGCGGCTGAAGCAGGATGTGGATGTGCTCACCCTGACCGCCACCCCCATCCCCCGCACACTGCACATGTCGCTGGTGGGTGTGCGGGACACAAGCCTTCTGGAAACCCCTCCGGAAAACCGCTTCCCGGTGCAGACCTACGTCCTGGAAGAGGACCCGGTGCTCATCAGGGAGGCCATCCGGCGCGAGATGGGCCGGGGTGGCCAGGTTTATTTCGTACACAACCGCGTGATGGATCTGGACCAGGTGGCCGCCTGGCTGCAGGGCCTTGTACCGGAGGCCCGCATTGCGGTGGCCCACGGACAGATGAAGGAAGAAGAACTGGAACAAATCATGCTCGATTTCATGGACGGTGCTTATGACGTACTGGTCTGCACCACCATTATTGAAAGCGGCCTGGACATTCCAAATGTCAATACATTGATTGTTAAGGATGCCAATAATTTCGGCCTGGCCCAGCTTTACCAGCTGCGGGGCAGGGTGGGCCGCTCCAACCGCCTGGCTTATGCCTACTTTACCTTCCGCCGGGACCGGGTTTTAAACGAAATGGCGGAAAAAAGGCTGGCGGCCATCCGGGAGTTTACCGAGTTTGGCTCCGGGTACAAGATTGCCATGCGGGACCTGGAAATACGGGGCGCGGGCAATTTGCTGGGCGCCGAGCAGCACGGCCATATTGCCGCGGTGGGTTTTGACCTCTACTGCCGTTTGCTGGAGGAAGCGGTGCGGGAGGCCAGGGGAGAGGCGCCGGAAAAGGTGGTGGAAACCTCCATCGAACTGCCGGTGGAAGCCTATATACCCGATACCTATGTCCGGGACGCCGACCAGAAGGTGGATCTCTACCGCCGCCTGGCTGTGGTGCGCCGGGAAGAGCAGGTGTCCGAGCTGGAGGATGAACTGGTGGACCGCTTCGGGGATCCCCCGCAGCCGGTATGCACTTTGCTTACCGTGGCCCGCTTGAGGGCCCTGGCCAGCTCCCTGGGGATTAAATCCATTACAGCCCAGCCGGGGAGTTTCCGCCTGGTGTTTGCCCCGGAGCACAACCTCCGGGGCGAGGCGCTGGTGGAGATAAGCAAGCAGTACACCAACCGGGTAAAATTCAGCAGCAGTAACGAAGAATTTGAAATCCGCCTCCGGACCCGGAATACCCCGGACGATCCCCTGAATTACCTGGGCGGACTGGAAAATTTCCTGCGGGATCTCCATGAGGCAAACAAAGTGCATGCGGCTTAA
- a CDS encoding DUF6922 domain-containing protein, translating to MSLPGFLKQFFWDVAFADLDARADYYFIIERLLELGNDRAIRWVLEQYTDAELLEVIKTSPRLSVKTGSFWRCYYHLQEDELRCLRPPSHRGDKRHWNY from the coding sequence GTGTCGCTGCCCGGGTTTTTAAAACAGTTTTTTTGGGACGTGGCCTTTGCCGACCTTGATGCCCGGGCCGATTATTATTTTATCATCGAGCGATTGCTGGAGTTGGGCAATGACCGGGCCATTCGCTGGGTGCTGGAACAATATACTGATGCCGAGTTGCTGGAAGTGATCAAAACCAGCCCCAGGCTTTCTGTCAAAACAGGTAGTTTCTGGCGCTGTTATTACCATTTGCAGGAGGATGAGCTTAGATGTTTGCGTCCGCCCTCCCACAGAGGGGACAAAAGGCACTGGAATTATTAA
- a CDS encoding nucleotidyl transferase AbiEii/AbiGii toxin family protein — translation MFASALPQRGQKALELLSSAGLLRDFYLAGGTALALHLGHRLSEDLDFFSPFRVDTLLLKQRLQELGKFQLLDEQWGTLHGIFRETKMSFLYYRYPLLFPPALFLDCKVACPQDIAPMKIEAIASRGSKKDFFDLYFINREIADLRECLELYRRKFAGTNFNLYHVLKSLTYFADAEKERNPVLLRDVGWDQVKKHFERVVPPLLREVCMD, via the coding sequence ATGTTTGCGTCCGCCCTCCCACAGAGGGGACAAAAGGCACTGGAATTATTAAGTTCCGCCGGCTTGCTGCGGGATTTTTACCTGGCGGGCGGCACCGCACTGGCCCTGCATTTGGGGCACCGCCTTTCCGAAGACCTGGATTTTTTTTCGCCTTTCCGCGTGGATACCCTGTTGCTCAAGCAAAGGCTGCAGGAACTGGGAAAGTTTCAGCTGCTGGATGAGCAGTGGGGGACGCTGCACGGAATATTCCGGGAAACCAAAATGAGCTTTTTGTACTACCGCTATCCGTTGCTCTTTCCTCCTGCCCTTTTCCTGGACTGCAAGGTGGCTTGTCCCCAGGATATTGCCCCGATGAAAATAGAAGCCATTGCCTCCAGGGGGAGCAAAAAGGATTTTTTTGACCTTTATTTTATTAACCGGGAAATTGCGGACCTGCGCGAGTGCCTGGAACTTTACCGGCGCAAGTTTGCCGGAACCAACTTCAACCTGTATCATGTACTGAAAAGCCTCACTTATTTTGCCGATGCCGAAAAGGAGAGGAATCCCGTCCTGCTGCGCGACGTCGGCTGGGACCAGGTGAAGAAGCATTTTGAACGGGTGGTACCGCCGCTTTTACGTGAGGTTTGCATGGATTAG
- a CDS encoding acetoacetate--CoA ligase has product MRKLLWEPPEERKKQANMTRFMEFVNKKHGRNFTTYNELYQWSIENAPAFWEAMWEFGGIIASRPYDRVVENFEDMLGSRWFVGAELNFAENLLRYRDEHTALIFKGEAMEEPVRLTYAGLYDQVARLAKSLREMGVTVGDRVAGFMPNMIETVVAMLATTSIGAIWSSCSPDFGVKGVYDRFGQIQPRVLFCANGYSYNGKTYDSLDRVAGIVKEIPSIERVVVVPYTGREPDISRVPKAVHYQEFLVAEEGLEIEFTRLPFDHPVYILYSSGTTGVPKCIVHGAGGTLIQHLKELILHTDLKREDTIFYFTTCGWMMWNWLVSSLAVGATVLLFDGSPFYPEAGALWKLAQDEGITIFGTSAKYLASLEKAGVKPGKSYNLSKLKAILSTGSPLPVESFEYVYRDIKEDVCLSSISGGTDIISCFALGNPIGPVYAGELQCRGLGMKVESYDPDGKPLINRKGELVCTAPFPSMPVYFWNDSDKKKYRSTYFDVYPNVWRHGDYVEITGTGGVIIYGRSDATLNPGGVRIGTAEIYRVVESLPEILDSIVVGQDWENDVRVILFVKLPEGVELTGQLINKIKTAIRENTTPRHVPAKIIAVKDIPYTLNGKKVEMAVRNVIHNQPVLNKDALANPEALEYFKNLSELQS; this is encoded by the coding sequence GTGAGGAAATTACTCTGGGAGCCGCCGGAAGAGAGAAAAAAACAGGCCAATATGACCCGATTCATGGAATTTGTAAACAAAAAGCACGGCCGCAATTTTACCACTTACAATGAACTCTACCAGTGGTCCATTGAAAACGCTCCCGCCTTCTGGGAGGCCATGTGGGAATTCGGGGGCATCATCGCCTCCCGTCCTTACGACCGGGTGGTGGAGAACTTCGAGGACATGCTGGGTTCCAGGTGGTTTGTGGGAGCGGAGCTGAACTTTGCCGAAAACCTGCTGCGTTACCGGGACGAACATACGGCCCTCATTTTTAAGGGGGAGGCCATGGAAGAGCCGGTGCGCCTGACCTACGCCGGGCTCTATGATCAGGTGGCCCGGCTGGCCAAATCCCTGCGGGAGATGGGTGTTACCGTAGGAGACCGGGTGGCGGGCTTCATGCCCAACATGATCGAAACCGTGGTCGCCATGCTGGCCACTACCAGCATCGGGGCCATCTGGTCCTCCTGCTCGCCGGATTTTGGCGTTAAAGGGGTGTACGACCGGTTCGGGCAGATCCAGCCCAGAGTGCTGTTTTGCGCCAATGGATATTCCTACAACGGCAAAACCTACGATTCCCTGGATAGGGTAGCCGGCATCGTAAAGGAAATCCCCAGCATCGAACGGGTCGTGGTGGTTCCCTATACGGGAAGGGAACCGGACATCAGCCGCGTGCCAAAGGCGGTGCACTACCAGGAATTTCTGGTCGCCGAAGAAGGATTGGAGATCGAATTCACCCGGCTGCCCTTTGACCACCCCGTATACATCCTCTATTCCTCCGGTACTACGGGTGTGCCGAAGTGCATTGTGCATGGCGCCGGGGGGACGTTAATCCAGCATTTAAAGGAATTGATCCTGCACACCGACCTGAAAAGGGAGGACACCATCTTTTATTTCACCACCTGCGGCTGGATGATGTGGAACTGGCTGGTCAGTTCCCTGGCCGTGGGGGCCACGGTGCTCCTCTTCGACGGCTCGCCCTTCTATCCCGAGGCGGGGGCCCTCTGGAAGCTGGCCCAGGACGAGGGGATCACCATCTTCGGGACCAGTGCCAAGTACCTGGCCTCCCTGGAGAAAGCCGGGGTGAAACCCGGGAAAAGCTATAACCTGAGCAAGCTGAAGGCCATCCTGTCCACCGGTTCACCCCTGCCGGTGGAAAGTTTTGAATATGTTTACCGGGATATCAAAGAGGATGTCTGCCTGTCCTCCATTTCCGGCGGGACGGACATCATCTCCTGCTTTGCCCTGGGCAACCCCATCGGGCCGGTGTATGCCGGGGAACTGCAGTGCCGGGGATTGGGCATGAAAGTGGAAAGTTACGACCCCGACGGGAAACCCCTGATCAACCGGAAGGGTGAGCTGGTCTGCACCGCCCCTTTCCCCTCCATGCCCGTCTACTTCTGGAACGATTCCGACAAGAAGAAGTACAGGAGCACCTACTTTGACGTCTATCCCAACGTGTGGCGTCACGGGGATTACGTGGAGATTACCGGTACCGGCGGCGTGATTATCTACGGCCGTTCCGACGCCACCTTAAACCCCGGCGGGGTGCGCATCGGCACGGCGGAGATTTACCGCGTGGTGGAATCCCTGCCCGAAATCCTGGACAGCATTGTGGTGGGTCAGGACTGGGAAAACGACGTGCGGGTGATCCTTTTTGTCAAGCTCCCCGAAGGTGTGGAACTAACCGGCCAGTTGATCAATAAAATCAAGACCGCCATTCGGGAAAACACGACGCCCCGCCACGTCCCGGCCAAGATCATTGCCGTCAAGGATATTCCCTACACCTTGAACGGCAAAAAGGTGGAAATGGCGGTGCGCAATGTCATCCACAACCAGCCGGTGCTGAACAAGGACGCCCTGGCCAACCCGGAG